One Gossypium raimondii isolate GPD5lz chromosome 3, ASM2569854v1, whole genome shotgun sequence genomic window carries:
- the LOC105797306 gene encoding agamous-like MADS-box protein AGL104 isoform X1: MGRVKLQIKRIENTTNRQVTFSKRRNGLIKKAYELSVLCDVDVALIMFSPSGRLSLFSRNKSIEEILERYVNLPEHERGRLRNEEFLLKALGKLRDEADQIQTYQAASSPESTDSQLEELQQEIVKCKSRIADIQRRLRIFEGEEITTLSQAEFHEQILEETLQQVRLRKQGLQEKATSSSSALDWIRKKDPQVHSLNFLESNGLLPQRDECQSVAENILPPLDGEEIINVGDQLSPTRSGLDNSNNMQRTELGQVNNVNLSPWTELYSTVAGNDSFPDGQPAAGGGGRALLELYVSQFTQSAISTMNQHHT, translated from the exons ATGGGTAGAGTAAAGCTCCAGATCAAGAGGATAGAGAATACAACAAACAGGCAGGTCACTTTCTCTAAAAGGAGAAATGGACTTATCAAGAAAGCTTACGAACTTTCTGTTCTCTGTGATGTTGATGTAGCTCTTATCATGTTTTCCCCCTCTGGAAGACTTAGTCTCTTCTCTCGAAATAAAAG CATTGAGGAGATTCTGGAACGGTATGTTAATCTTCCAGAGCATGAGAGAGGAAG ACTGAGAAATGAAGAG TTTCTACTAAAGGCACTTGGAAAGCTAAGGGATGAAGCTGATCAAATTCAGACCTACCAAGCAGCCAG CAGCCCAGAGAGCACCGATTCCCAACTTGAG gaGTTGCAACAAGAGATTGTTAAATGCAAGTCCCGGATTGCAGATATACAAAGAAGACTAAG GATTTTTGAAGGTGAAGAAATCACAACGTTGAGTCAGGCTGAGTTCCACGAGCAGATCCTAGAGGAAACACTGCAACAAGTCCGCCTGCGCAAG CAAGGTTTACAGGAAAAAGCCACAAGTTCAAGCAGTGCCTTGGATTGGATACGCAAGAAAGATCCACAAGTTCATAGCTTGAACTTTTTGGAGTCAAATGGTCTTCTACCTCAAAG AGATGAATGTCAGTCTGTAGCCGAAAATATCTTACCACCCCTTGATGGAGAAGAAATAATAAATGTCGGGGATCAGTTGAGCCCCACCAGAAGTGGTTTGGACAACAGCAATAATATGCAACGTACTGAGTTAGGACAAGTTAATAATGTCAACTTGTCCCCTTGGACTGAACTCTATTCTACAG TGGCAGGGAATGATAGTTTTCCAGATGGACAGCCAGCAGcaggaggaggaggaagagcACTCCTCGAACTATACGTGTCTCAGTTTACACAATCAGCCATCTCGACAATGAACCAACACCATACATGA
- the LOC105797306 gene encoding agamous-like MADS-box protein AGL104 isoform X2, with amino-acid sequence MGRVKLQIKRIENTTNRQVTFSKRRNGLIKKAYELSVLCDVDVALIMFSPSGRLSLFSRNKSIEEILERYVNLPEHERGRLRNEEFLLKALGKLRDEADQIQTYQAASPESTDSQLEELQQEIVKCKSRIADIQRRLRIFEGEEITTLSQAEFHEQILEETLQQVRLRKQGLQEKATSSSSALDWIRKKDPQVHSLNFLESNGLLPQRDECQSVAENILPPLDGEEIINVGDQLSPTRSGLDNSNNMQRTELGQVNNVNLSPWTELYSTVAGNDSFPDGQPAAGGGGRALLELYVSQFTQSAISTMNQHHT; translated from the exons ATGGGTAGAGTAAAGCTCCAGATCAAGAGGATAGAGAATACAACAAACAGGCAGGTCACTTTCTCTAAAAGGAGAAATGGACTTATCAAGAAAGCTTACGAACTTTCTGTTCTCTGTGATGTTGATGTAGCTCTTATCATGTTTTCCCCCTCTGGAAGACTTAGTCTCTTCTCTCGAAATAAAAG CATTGAGGAGATTCTGGAACGGTATGTTAATCTTCCAGAGCATGAGAGAGGAAG ACTGAGAAATGAAGAG TTTCTACTAAAGGCACTTGGAAAGCTAAGGGATGAAGCTGATCAAATTCAGACCTACCAAGCAGCCAG CCCAGAGAGCACCGATTCCCAACTTGAG gaGTTGCAACAAGAGATTGTTAAATGCAAGTCCCGGATTGCAGATATACAAAGAAGACTAAG GATTTTTGAAGGTGAAGAAATCACAACGTTGAGTCAGGCTGAGTTCCACGAGCAGATCCTAGAGGAAACACTGCAACAAGTCCGCCTGCGCAAG CAAGGTTTACAGGAAAAAGCCACAAGTTCAAGCAGTGCCTTGGATTGGATACGCAAGAAAGATCCACAAGTTCATAGCTTGAACTTTTTGGAGTCAAATGGTCTTCTACCTCAAAG AGATGAATGTCAGTCTGTAGCCGAAAATATCTTACCACCCCTTGATGGAGAAGAAATAATAAATGTCGGGGATCAGTTGAGCCCCACCAGAAGTGGTTTGGACAACAGCAATAATATGCAACGTACTGAGTTAGGACAAGTTAATAATGTCAACTTGTCCCCTTGGACTGAACTCTATTCTACAG TGGCAGGGAATGATAGTTTTCCAGATGGACAGCCAGCAGcaggaggaggaggaagagcACTCCTCGAACTATACGTGTCTCAGTTTACACAATCAGCCATCTCGACAATGAACCAACACCATACATGA